The Pseudoalteromonas nigrifaciens genome segment TAGTGGCGCTAATAAGCTTAGCTAAAATGGCATCGCCATTACTCGACTTTTCAATAAATACACGGCGTGCACACGTACAGCGTTGGCCTGAGGTAATAAAGCCTGATTGAATAATGTCGTGTACTGCGGCGCTAATATCGTTTACGTCTTTAATTATAAGCGGGTTATTGCCGCCCATTTCAAGCGCTAAAATTTTACCCGGATGGCCAGCAAACTGTTTATGTAATAAATGACCCGTATTAGAACTACCGGTAAAAAATAAGCCATCTATGTCTTGGTGAGCGGCCAATGCCTTACCTGTTTCAATTTCGCCTTGTACTAGGTTAATTACACCAGCAGGTAAACCTGCTTTTAACCACAGCGATAAAGTAAATTGTGCTACATGAGGAGTAAGCTCAGAGGGTTTAAATACCACAGTGTTACCCGCTAAAATAGCTGGCACAATATGCCCGTTAGGCAAGTGCCCCGGGAAGTTATAAGGGCCAAAAATAGCCACTACACCGTGCGGTTTATGCCTAATAAATGCTTTAGCACCAGGCATTGGGTTTTCTGTGGTGCCGGTGCGCTCATTATATGCTTTTACCGAAATAGCGACTTTACCTGTCATCGCACCTACTTCAGTACGGGTTTCCCATAAAGGTTTCCCGGTTTCTTGGGCAATAATAACGGCAAACTCTTCGCTGTGTTCTTTTAGTTGTGCAGCAAAGTTTTCTAGTATAGTAATGCGCTGCTCAAGCGGGGTATCGGCCCATTGTAACTGCGCTGCTCTTGCTGCTTTTATTGCGCTATTTACTTGCTCAGTACTGGCGCCATTACCTTGCCAAATTGTTTCGCCATTGCTTGGATTAATTGAGGCAAACGCGGGGCCTTGGCCTGCTTGCCATTGGTTATTTATAAGTTGTGTATTCATATATATTTACAGACGAAAGAATCGTGCTGCATCTCCTTGGCTTAACTTAAGTGCATCAGCCACTGCTTGGCTAATGATTAACGTATGCTTTGCATGATTATAATGCGCGTGTTTAGTAAATGTAGCTCTAAAGTCACTCACACCATGATTACAAATAGCGAGCGTGTCGGAACTGTTTTGTGTTATGTGCTCAAGTTCACCTATGGTAATAGGGCACACTTGAGACTCGCGAATACTGCGAATATTACCTAGCTTAGCTTCTACAGTGGGGCCGGCATCAAATAAGTCAACATAGCCGCGATGCTCAAAACCTTCTTTTTCGAGGAGTTTAAGCGCGGGTTTGGTTTTTTCATGAACATGACCGATCACAGCTTGGGCTTTTTTACTCAGTAAATTTACGTAAATAGGGTACTTAGGCATGAGCTCGCTAATAAACACCTTGTCGCCTAAACCGACTAAATGATCAGCTTGTGGAAACTCAATACTAAAAAAGTGCTCTTGTAGCCATTGCCAAAATGGTGAGTGGCCATGCTCGTCGCTTACACCGCGCATCTCGGCAATGACGGTATCGGCAAAGCGTTCGCTGTGCTGCGCCATAAACAAAAAGCGCGAGCGCGATAAAAAGCGTCCAGTTAAGCCTGTACGGCTGTCTTCACGTAAAAATAAAGTGCATATTTCAGAGCAACCCGTGTAGTCGTTACACATGCTCAAAATATCAACTGTATTATATACATTTAGTGTAGGCGAGTGATGCACTGTTTTACCTAAATGATAATGATATAGCGGCACAGTTAAGCCTACAGCGGCTTCTATTGCGGTTGTGCCAATCACTTTACCTGTTTCACTGTCTTCTAAAACAAATAAATAGCTCTCGTCCAATGGTTTATTAATGTTT includes the following:
- the astA gene encoding arginine N-succinyltransferase — protein: MQVLRPITANDFDALKQIAIESGHGFTSLPVDDTQLKEKIDRAEKSFAKNINKPLDESYLFVLEDSETGKVIGTTAIEAAVGLTVPLYHYHLGKTVHHSPTLNVYNTVDILSMCNDYTGCSEICTLFLREDSRTGLTGRFLSRSRFLFMAQHSERFADTVIAEMRGVSDEHGHSPFWQWLQEHFFSIEFPQADHLVGLGDKVFISELMPKYPIYVNLLSKKAQAVIGHVHEKTKPALKLLEKEGFEHRGYVDLFDAGPTVEAKLGNIRSIRESQVCPITIGELEHITQNSSDTLAICNHGVSDFRATFTKHAHYNHAKHTLIISQAVADALKLSQGDAARFFRL
- the astD gene encoding succinylglutamate-semialdehyde dehydrogenase produces the protein MNTQLINNQWQAGQGPAFASINPSNGETIWQGNGASTEQVNSAIKAARAAQLQWADTPLEQRITILENFAAQLKEHSEEFAVIIAQETGKPLWETRTEVGAMTGKVAISVKAYNERTGTTENPMPGAKAFIRHKPHGVVAIFGPYNFPGHLPNGHIVPAILAGNTVVFKPSELTPHVAQFTLSLWLKAGLPAGVINLVQGEIETGKALAAHQDIDGLFFTGSSNTGHLLHKQFAGHPGKILALEMGGNNPLIIKDVNDISAAVHDIIQSGFITSGQRCTCARRVFIEKSSNGDAILAKLISATNNIVVDDSFATEQPFMGAMISEKAALGMVAAQNELVAKGAEVLVELKQLKPGTGFVSPGIIDVTNVSDMPDEEHFGPLIKVYRYSDFDSAINEANNTSFGLSAGLLADSEHDYSHFLKRIRAGIVNWNRPITGASSAAPFGGIGASGNHRASAYYAADYCAYPVASVESDKVTLPQTLAPGLIIE